One stretch of Penaeus vannamei isolate JL-2024 chromosome 7, ASM4276789v1, whole genome shotgun sequence DNA includes these proteins:
- the LOC113827221 gene encoding myogenesis-regulating glycosidase isoform X1, whose protein sequence is MPRPDYRRVCLNRSLRRDSENMETEKNLEEEKKKSDFESSSSSSSSSSDSERDEEAGGDDYMSWDDTICSNRSAYFKMYYTQRGVIGAQADNKSKASRASSQNSLSSLIRERMGKPDNPKSKTRADLGLMVLVAFLFIVIVAGISLTTYFYNLHLLELSIFSQIKFFEAPRILEIYNPDWKPVIKAHLGTLLPNNSIPEDCTHYLHYLEKHNKSVTPGGLVQEEEEYDDMVCLDWTALARVQLRKLPSVDDVQCYSVWWEAAKEDFTLKDCLKVGGDQGAWWGGGEMSDGGYPVTNANVPPTQMVTGKLGRDSWGQLLRRTWLSEFSSLLSLPDSFKGHVSVNYENDGQICLESRPQPSLSYKFPVLKYWLCTAQNLSALTYHLHTEALAQKKTDVQPVKNVAVRKPEVKAENVTVSVNVSSPKDLQMEEAKARVKARIDHPVWIPWMSPDQPLLTQDAILQYVDKVVNLTYGYKGYVLLPPSWQSQPGDLVFDPKRFPDPVAMARKIEEKGFKMALTIHPFVSVDAPTFNKGTQEGLWIRQRKSDLPALTNYEDTYPSAVTDFSNPRAKHWFSVQLKKLKRMYNIDRFHLKPADSHDLPAYHEYHMPIPGPDAILSHFLDSVSAVSPPISTEGAVMPPGAPTFLTLGNSDGSWEGLETLVPRVLTLAMLGFPFVDVGAVGGIARAGHIPNRELYIRWMEVATFLPAMQICVLPDKYGTEMAALAEKYTKLRKTVVLPRLRKKIPEALEKGTPLITPLALFSPNDPVAAQVSDEWILGTDLLVAPITNRGQRSRNIYLPAGIWKDEIDGHLLRGGRWIKDYKIPLTKIAYFTFKSLHNDPA, encoded by the exons TGACTTCGAGtcgtcttcctcgtcctcgtcctcctcgtcggaCTCCGAGCGCGATGAAGAAGCCGGCGGCGATGACTACATGTCCTGGGACGACACGATCTGCTCCAACCGGTCGGCCTATTTCAAGATGTATTA TACCCAACGAGGTGTGATTGGGGCCCAAGCTGACAACAAGTCCAAAGCATCAAGAGCATCTTCGCAGAATTCCCTCTCGTCACTtataagggagaggatgggg AAACCAGACAACCCGAAATCCAAAACAAGAGCAGACTTAGGTCTCATGGTGCTTGTTGCGTTtctcttcattgttattgttgccggGATTTCACTCACAACATACTTCTATAACCTGCATTTGCTGGAG CTATCCATCTTTAGCCAAATCAAATTTTTTGAAGCACCAAGAATTCTTGAGATATACAACCCTGATTGGAAGCCAGTCATTAAGGCACATTTAGGAACTTTATTGCCCAATAACTCAATACCTGAAGACTGCactcattaccttcattatctgGAGAAGCACAACAAATCGGTCACTCCTGGTGGACTTgtacaagaagaggaggagtatga TGACATGGTATGTCTTGACTGGACTGCACTGGCTCGTGTTCAGCTACGAAAACTGCCATCCGTAGATGATGTGCAGTGTTACTCTGTGTGGTGGGAGGCAGCAAAGGAAGACTTCACCCTTAAAGACTGCCTGAAAGTTGGGGGAGATCAAGGAgcttggtgggggggaggagagatgtcAGATGGGGGATATCCTGTCACTAATGCAAATGTCCCGCCCACCCAGATGGTCACAGGCAAATTAGGCAGAGACTCCTGGGGGCAGCTCCTGAGGCGTACATGGCTTTCTGAATTCTCCTCGCTCTTGTCACTTCCAGATAGTTTCAAAGGCCATGTTTCTgtcaattatgaaaatgatggccAGATTTGCTTGGAGTCTCGACCCCAGCCTTCTCTTTCATATAAGTTTCCAGTACTTAAGTATTGGCTGTGTACAGCCCAAAATCTTTCAGCTTTAACTTACCATCTTCACACTGAAGCTCTAGCTCAGAAGAAGACAGATGTACAACCTGTAAAGAATGTTGCTGTGAGGAAACCAGAAGTTAAAGCAGAAAATGTTACAGTGTCAGTAAATGTTTCATCTCCTAAAGATCTACAAATGGAGGAAGCAAAGGCCCGTGTCAAAGCAAGAATAGACCATCCTGTCTGGATTCCATGGATGTCTCCAGATCAACCTCTGCTAACCCAAGATGCTATCCTTCAGTATGTTGATAAGGTTGTCAATCTGACCTATGGATACAAAGGTTatgttctccttcctccatcatgGCAGTCCCAGCCTGGTGACCTGGTATTTGATCCCAAAAGATTTCCAGATCCTGTTGCTATGGccaggaaaatagaagaaaaaggtttTAAGATGGCTTTGACTATTCATCCATTTGTGAGTGTTGATGCTCCAACATTTAATAAAGGGACTCAGGAAGGCCTCTGGATACGCCAACGTAAGTCAGATCTCCCTGCACTCACAAACTACGAGGACACCTATCCATCTGCTGTAACAGACTTTAGCAACCCAAGGGCTAAACACTGGTTCTCTGTGCAACTCAAAAAACTGAAAAGGATGTATAACATTGACCGTTTCCATCTGAAGCCTGCAGATTCCCATGATCTTCCAGCCTACCATGAATATCACATGCCGATTCCTGGTCCAGATGCAATACTGTCACATTTCTTGGACTCTGTAAGTGCAGTATCACCACCCATCAGTACAGAAGGTGCTGTCATGCCACCTGGAGCACCAACATTCCTTACTCTTGGTAACTCCGATGGGTCCTGGGAAGGGCTGGAGACACTTGTTCCGAGGGTGCTAACCCTAGCTATGCTTGGGTTCCCTTTCGTTGATGTGGGAGCAGTCGGTGGCATAGCAAGAGCAGGACACATTCCCAATAGGGAACTTTACATTCGTTGGATGGAAGTAGCAACGTTTCTCCCAGCAATGCAG ATATGTGTACTGCCGGACAAGTATGGCACAGAAATGGCAGCCCTTGCAGAGAAATACACCAAACTCCGGAAGACAGTTGTCCTGCCACGCCTAAGGAAAAAGATACCTGAGGCTCTAGAAAAGGGAACTCCTCTCATTACCCCCTTGGCTCTGTTTTCTCCAAATGACCCAGTCGCGGCACAGGTTTCAGACGAATGGATCTTAGGAACTGATCTGTTAGTTGCCCCAATCACAAACAGAGGTCAAAGGTCTCGGAACATTTACCTTCCAGCAGGCATTTGGAAGGACGAGATTGATGGGCACTTGCTCCGAGGTGGGCGATGGATCAAAGATTACAAGATTCCCCTCACGAAAATTGCATACTTCACTTTCAAATCCTTGCATAATGATCCAGCGTGA
- the LOC113827221 gene encoding myogenesis-regulating glycosidase isoform X2, whose product MSWDDTICSNRSAYFKMYYTQRGVIGAQADNKSKASRASSQNSLSSLIRERMGKPDNPKSKTRADLGLMVLVAFLFIVIVAGISLTTYFYNLHLLELSIFSQIKFFEAPRILEIYNPDWKPVIKAHLGTLLPNNSIPEDCTHYLHYLEKHNKSVTPGGLVQEEEEYDDMVCLDWTALARVQLRKLPSVDDVQCYSVWWEAAKEDFTLKDCLKVGGDQGAWWGGGEMSDGGYPVTNANVPPTQMVTGKLGRDSWGQLLRRTWLSEFSSLLSLPDSFKGHVSVNYENDGQICLESRPQPSLSYKFPVLKYWLCTAQNLSALTYHLHTEALAQKKTDVQPVKNVAVRKPEVKAENVTVSVNVSSPKDLQMEEAKARVKARIDHPVWIPWMSPDQPLLTQDAILQYVDKVVNLTYGYKGYVLLPPSWQSQPGDLVFDPKRFPDPVAMARKIEEKGFKMALTIHPFVSVDAPTFNKGTQEGLWIRQRKSDLPALTNYEDTYPSAVTDFSNPRAKHWFSVQLKKLKRMYNIDRFHLKPADSHDLPAYHEYHMPIPGPDAILSHFLDSVSAVSPPISTEGAVMPPGAPTFLTLGNSDGSWEGLETLVPRVLTLAMLGFPFVDVGAVGGIARAGHIPNRELYIRWMEVATFLPAMQICVLPDKYGTEMAALAEKYTKLRKTVVLPRLRKKIPEALEKGTPLITPLALFSPNDPVAAQVSDEWILGTDLLVAPITNRGQRSRNIYLPAGIWKDEIDGHLLRGGRWIKDYKIPLTKIAYFTFKSLHNDPA is encoded by the exons ATGTCCTGGGACGACACGATCTGCTCCAACCGGTCGGCCTATTTCAAGATGTATTA TACCCAACGAGGTGTGATTGGGGCCCAAGCTGACAACAAGTCCAAAGCATCAAGAGCATCTTCGCAGAATTCCCTCTCGTCACTtataagggagaggatgggg AAACCAGACAACCCGAAATCCAAAACAAGAGCAGACTTAGGTCTCATGGTGCTTGTTGCGTTtctcttcattgttattgttgccggGATTTCACTCACAACATACTTCTATAACCTGCATTTGCTGGAG CTATCCATCTTTAGCCAAATCAAATTTTTTGAAGCACCAAGAATTCTTGAGATATACAACCCTGATTGGAAGCCAGTCATTAAGGCACATTTAGGAACTTTATTGCCCAATAACTCAATACCTGAAGACTGCactcattaccttcattatctgGAGAAGCACAACAAATCGGTCACTCCTGGTGGACTTgtacaagaagaggaggagtatga TGACATGGTATGTCTTGACTGGACTGCACTGGCTCGTGTTCAGCTACGAAAACTGCCATCCGTAGATGATGTGCAGTGTTACTCTGTGTGGTGGGAGGCAGCAAAGGAAGACTTCACCCTTAAAGACTGCCTGAAAGTTGGGGGAGATCAAGGAgcttggtgggggggaggagagatgtcAGATGGGGGATATCCTGTCACTAATGCAAATGTCCCGCCCACCCAGATGGTCACAGGCAAATTAGGCAGAGACTCCTGGGGGCAGCTCCTGAGGCGTACATGGCTTTCTGAATTCTCCTCGCTCTTGTCACTTCCAGATAGTTTCAAAGGCCATGTTTCTgtcaattatgaaaatgatggccAGATTTGCTTGGAGTCTCGACCCCAGCCTTCTCTTTCATATAAGTTTCCAGTACTTAAGTATTGGCTGTGTACAGCCCAAAATCTTTCAGCTTTAACTTACCATCTTCACACTGAAGCTCTAGCTCAGAAGAAGACAGATGTACAACCTGTAAAGAATGTTGCTGTGAGGAAACCAGAAGTTAAAGCAGAAAATGTTACAGTGTCAGTAAATGTTTCATCTCCTAAAGATCTACAAATGGAGGAAGCAAAGGCCCGTGTCAAAGCAAGAATAGACCATCCTGTCTGGATTCCATGGATGTCTCCAGATCAACCTCTGCTAACCCAAGATGCTATCCTTCAGTATGTTGATAAGGTTGTCAATCTGACCTATGGATACAAAGGTTatgttctccttcctccatcatgGCAGTCCCAGCCTGGTGACCTGGTATTTGATCCCAAAAGATTTCCAGATCCTGTTGCTATGGccaggaaaatagaagaaaaaggtttTAAGATGGCTTTGACTATTCATCCATTTGTGAGTGTTGATGCTCCAACATTTAATAAAGGGACTCAGGAAGGCCTCTGGATACGCCAACGTAAGTCAGATCTCCCTGCACTCACAAACTACGAGGACACCTATCCATCTGCTGTAACAGACTTTAGCAACCCAAGGGCTAAACACTGGTTCTCTGTGCAACTCAAAAAACTGAAAAGGATGTATAACATTGACCGTTTCCATCTGAAGCCTGCAGATTCCCATGATCTTCCAGCCTACCATGAATATCACATGCCGATTCCTGGTCCAGATGCAATACTGTCACATTTCTTGGACTCTGTAAGTGCAGTATCACCACCCATCAGTACAGAAGGTGCTGTCATGCCACCTGGAGCACCAACATTCCTTACTCTTGGTAACTCCGATGGGTCCTGGGAAGGGCTGGAGACACTTGTTCCGAGGGTGCTAACCCTAGCTATGCTTGGGTTCCCTTTCGTTGATGTGGGAGCAGTCGGTGGCATAGCAAGAGCAGGACACATTCCCAATAGGGAACTTTACATTCGTTGGATGGAAGTAGCAACGTTTCTCCCAGCAATGCAG ATATGTGTACTGCCGGACAAGTATGGCACAGAAATGGCAGCCCTTGCAGAGAAATACACCAAACTCCGGAAGACAGTTGTCCTGCCACGCCTAAGGAAAAAGATACCTGAGGCTCTAGAAAAGGGAACTCCTCTCATTACCCCCTTGGCTCTGTTTTCTCCAAATGACCCAGTCGCGGCACAGGTTTCAGACGAATGGATCTTAGGAACTGATCTGTTAGTTGCCCCAATCACAAACAGAGGTCAAAGGTCTCGGAACATTTACCTTCCAGCAGGCATTTGGAAGGACGAGATTGATGGGCACTTGCTCCGAGGTGGGCGATGGATCAAAGATTACAAGATTCCCCTCACGAAAATTGCATACTTCACTTTCAAATCCTTGCATAATGATCCAGCGTGA